In Candidatus Zixiibacteriota bacterium, a single genomic region encodes these proteins:
- a CDS encoding (2Fe-2S) ferredoxin domain-containing protein yields the protein MHIDTLDKLEKWREECRRDFVAQKRKVLICFGTACEANGAPEIFEEFQKLIAQKKIADVSV from the coding sequence ATGCATATCGATACTTTAGATAAGTTGGAGAAGTGGCGGGAGGAGTGTCGTCGCGATTTTGTTGCTCAAAAGCGTAAAGTTCTGATTTGTTTTGGAACCGCCTGCGAAGCCAACGGGGCGCCGGAGATATTCGAGGAGTTTCAAAAGCTGATCGCGCAGAAGAAAATAGCCGATGTCTCGGTC
- a CDS encoding NAD(P)H-dependent oxidoreductase subunit E, whose amino-acid sequence MTQDLSKLSEIIGHHAQNPGSLIMVLQDIQKEFHYLPCEALTETAKALGVPLSKVFSVSTFYNAFSLEPRGEVVIRVCKGTACHIKGADLILNQLETGLKMKTGETSGDMKFTLEIVNCVGVCAMAPVVVVNDKVHGFVRLDKALRLAKKG is encoded by the coding sequence ATGACACAAGATCTAAGCAAATTATCCGAAATCATCGGCCATCATGCCCAGAACCCCGGTTCGTTAATTATGGTGCTTCAGGATATTCAAAAGGAATTTCATTATCTTCCCTGTGAGGCGCTGACGGAGACCGCGAAAGCGCTGGGCGTTCCCTTAAGCAAAGTATTCAGTGTTTCGACTTTCTATAATGCATTCAGCCTGGAACCGCGCGGGGAGGTGGTGATCCGGGTCTGCAAGGGAACGGCCTGTCATATCAAAGGAGCCGACCTGATTCTCAATCAGCTCGAAACAGGACTCAAAATGAAGACGGGCGAGACCTCGGGGGATATGAAATTCACGCTTGAAATTGTCAACTGTGTGGGGGTCTGCGCCATGGCGCCGGTGGTGGTCGTCAACGACAAAGTGCATGGTTTTGTCCGTCTGGATAAAGCCCTCAGATTGGCAAAGAAGGGTTAA
- a CDS encoding 2-oxoacid:acceptor oxidoreductase family protein — translation MKQQEVTLAGFGGQGIMTAGQLLAYAGMAEGKQVVWIPSYGPEMRGGTANCTVVISDIRIGSPIITNPQTVCVFNKPSLEKFGPMVKPGGMLFINNSLIDSISGRKGISEFLVPANDMALKIGDAKAANIVMLAAYVQVSGVVKFETLMEMLLEKMGKKKELLEINSRAMEEGRKLGETFRAKR, via the coding sequence ATGAAGCAGCAGGAAGTAACACTGGCCGGTTTTGGCGGGCAGGGGATCATGACGGCAGGGCAGCTTCTGGCCTATGCGGGAATGGCCGAGGGGAAACAGGTAGTCTGGATACCATCGTACGGCCCGGAGATGCGTGGCGGAACGGCCAATTGTACGGTGGTTATCTCAGATATTCGAATCGGTTCGCCGATTATCACCAATCCGCAGACCGTTTGCGTTTTCAACAAACCATCTCTGGAAAAATTCGGCCCCATGGTCAAGCCGGGAGGCATGCTTTTCATCAACAACTCCCTGATTGATTCCATTTCGGGACGCAAGGGTATCTCCGAGTTTCTCGTGCCGGCCAACGATATGGCTCTTAAGATCGGCGACGCCAAAGCGGCCAACATCGTCATGCTGGCTGCCTATGTGCAAGTCAGCGGAGTGGTCAAATTTGAGACGCTGATGGAAATGCTTCTGGAAAAAATGGGAAAAAAGAAAGAACTGCTGGAGATTAACAGCCGGGCTATGGAGGAAGGACGGAAGCTGGGCGAGACATTCAGGGCCAAGAGGTGA
- a CDS encoding thiamine pyrophosphate-dependent enzyme — MANNTEIIFSRPEALSGNITHYCPGCTHGIIHRLVAETLDELGVRERTVGVAPVGCSVLAYNYFNVDFMEAAHGRAPALATGFKRLRPDMIVFTYQGDGDLASIGMSEIIHAANRGEKFTTIFVNNAIYGMTGGQMAPTTMPGQRTTTSPKGRDISLTGYPIRVAELISSLRTPAYIARVAVHTPIHVVAAKQKIKKAFTYQVQGKCFSLVEVLSTCPTNWGLTPTVSTKWLEENMMPYYPLGTFKDPEKEGD, encoded by the coding sequence ATGGCAAATAATACAGAAATAATTTTCTCTCGACCGGAAGCCTTAAGCGGCAATATCACACACTACTGCCCCGGGTGCACGCACGGGATAATTCATCGCCTGGTGGCCGAAACGCTTGATGAACTGGGCGTTCGCGAACGTACCGTCGGGGTGGCGCCGGTGGGTTGCTCGGTTCTGGCTTATAACTACTTCAATGTTGATTTCATGGAGGCGGCTCATGGCCGGGCGCCGGCTCTGGCAACCGGATTCAAGAGACTGCGGCCGGATATGATTGTTTTCACCTATCAGGGGGACGGCGATCTTGCATCGATCGGCATGAGCGAGATAATTCATGCCGCCAACCGCGGCGAGAAGTTCACGACGATTTTTGTCAATAACGCCATTTACGGTATGACCGGCGGGCAAATGGCGCCCACGACCATGCCCGGGCAGAGAACGACCACCTCGCCCAAGGGAAGAGATATTTCGTTGACAGGTTATCCGATAAGGGTTGCGGAACTCATTTCCAGTCTGCGGACCCCGGCCTATATCGCCCGGGTGGCGGTACACACCCCGATACATGTGGTCGCGGCCAAGCAGAAAATCAAAAAGGCCTTCACCTATCAGGTGCAGGGCAAATGCTTTTCCCTGGTTGAGGTTTTATCCACCTGTCCCACCAACTGGGGATTGACCCCGACGGTTTCCACCAAGTGGCTTGAGGAAAACATGATGCCGTATTACCCCCTGGGGACTTTTAAGGACCCGGAGAAAGAGGGGGATTGA
- the vorB gene encoding 3-methyl-2-oxobutanoate dehydrogenase subunit VorB, which yields MAKQLMKGNEAIAEAAIRAGAVHYFAYPITPQSEVAEYMARRIPEVGGVFLQAESEVAVGNMLFGAASTGKRVFTTSSSPGISLMQEAISYMAGAHLPVVIVNIMRGGPGLGGILPAQSDYFQATKGGGHGDYHVIVLAPSSVQEAVDLMMLSFHLADKYRTPVMMIGDGMIGQMMEAVEFPEKYEEPPLPPKDWALTGAKGRKPFIIRSLFLDPMVLEKNSLELAHNYEIIKQNEIRYELYKVSPKNRVLIFSYGTMARICQTAIDELEDEGLSVGLFRPISLYPFPEKEVYREVINPNVEVLLSVEMSTGQMVEDIERCSRMAKPLGFYGRTGGIVPSPDEVKSAVRKELEAAGNSKPSSRK from the coding sequence ATGGCAAAGCAATTAATGAAAGGTAATGAGGCAATCGCCGAGGCGGCCATACGCGCCGGTGCGGTTCATTATTTCGCCTACCCGATAACTCCTCAGAGTGAAGTGGCGGAATATATGGCGCGGCGGATTCCGGAAGTGGGCGGGGTTTTCCTGCAGGCCGAAAGCGAAGTCGCCGTGGGAAATATGCTTTTTGGCGCGGCCTCGACCGGCAAAAGAGTTTTCACCACCTCCTCCAGTCCCGGTATCAGCTTGATGCAGGAAGCGATTTCCTATATGGCCGGGGCACACCTTCCGGTGGTCATCGTGAATATTATGCGGGGCGGCCCCGGGTTGGGAGGAATTCTTCCGGCGCAATCGGATTATTTTCAGGCCACCAAGGGAGGGGGACACGGCGATTATCATGTCATCGTTCTGGCGCCATCATCGGTACAGGAGGCGGTCGACCTGATGATGCTGTCGTTCCATCTGGCCGACAAGTACCGCACGCCGGTGATGATGATCGGCGACGGAATGATCGGGCAGATGATGGAAGCGGTGGAATTTCCGGAGAAATATGAAGAGCCGCCGCTGCCGCCTAAGGATTGGGCTCTGACCGGTGCCAAAGGAAGAAAACCGTTTATCATAAGATCGCTTTTTCTTGATCCGATGGTACTGGAAAAGAACAGTCTGGAACTGGCGCATAATTACGAAATAATAAAGCAGAACGAAATCCGCTATGAACTTTACAAAGTCAGTCCCAAGAACCGGGTCCTGATTTTTTCTTATGGCACCATGGCCCGTATCTGTCAGACCGCGATCGATGAATTGGAAGATGAAGGTCTGAGTGTCGGCCTTTTCCGTCCCATTTCGCTATATCCTTTTCCGGAGAAAGAGGTTTACCGGGAAGTGATCAATCCTAATGTGGAGGTGCTTCTTTCGGTGGAAATGAGTACCGGTCAGATGGTCGAGGATATCGAACGCTGTTCCAGAATGGCAAAGCCGCTCGGATTTTACGGCCGGACCGGCGGAATTGTCCCGTCGCCCGATGAGGTTAAGAGCGCCGTAAGAAAAGAGCTGGAGGCGGCCGGGAACTCTAAGCCGTCTTCAAGGAAGTAG
- a CDS encoding 4Fe-4S dicluster domain-containing protein, translating into MPGIRINKIYCKGCELCVKACPMQIISMSKELNQKGYYCAMVHEPTRCIGCRICAITCPDAAIEVHTHGTQFALFQY; encoded by the coding sequence ATGCCCGGAATAAGAATAAATAAGATTTATTGTAAAGGTTGTGAACTCTGTGTCAAAGCCTGTCCGATGCAGATAATTTCGATGTCGAAAGAGTTGAATCAGAAGGGATATTACTGCGCGATGGTGCATGAACCGACCCGTTGTATCGGATGCCGCATTTGCGCCATAACCTGTCCAGATGCGGCTATTGAAGTTCACACTCACGGCACCCAGTTTGCCCTTTTCCAGTATTGA